GATCACTATTCGAAACATCTCTCTTTAGCTCCTTCGGCCACCACCAAGCATCCTCAGAGTCCTTCTTAAACTTGTTGACCTCCATTGGACCCTCAAACTCGGGAAAATACGCAACCTTGCAGTCCGAGAAACTGACCTTGGGCTGGCCTTGGTAAAATGCATCAAACTCGGGTTCAAGACTCTCTAGGAGACTGTTGACGTCACCAGAAGGATGAAGTTCTCGCCATGGCTCAACGCAGGTGCGCCCCTTGCAGCTCTTGAgaaccatcatcaaggcatcGAGACGTGGAAGGATTTGATCGAGTGATCGTCCACCAAGGCTGTAGCTAGCTGAGCTATGTTCTTCAGAGAGAAGGTTTCTGACCTCTCCAGGATCGGTCTATGCGAAATTTGTTAGCTCACGAAGTTTATGAAGAAAGGAGGTCAAGTACCTTGAGATCATAAAACTCCTTCTCGTTTGTGCACCAGACGGAGTAATAGATGTTGTAGGCTTCTCCAATTACGCGGATGGCCTTGTATGTGTTTTTGTCGGCGGCATGGCCTGGCGCGCCATAGCCTGGATCACTCATGTTGTTTTCGCCATACCAGCCGAAAATGCCCTCTGGAATAGCCAGTCCCCAATACTCGATGGTAACGTGCTCCTGCTTTGACTCGGCTTCAGCATCAATGCTGAGCGGAATGGGAGTTCCGTCGGTATCGGGCAAGGCTCGACCCGCGAGGCCCATGATGGTCGATGCAAGGTCGGTATGAGCTGTGACCGCCTGGGAGATATGTCCTGCGGGAACACCTGGACCGCGCTTTCAATGGGTTAGCTACTACCAATCCTGGGTTTGTTACAGACTCACAATAATGAGAGGAATGTGGACATCCGTCTCAAAGCCACATTCTTTTCCTGGATGCATTCGATGCTGACTGATGTGATATCCGTTGTCGGTGGTGTAGATGATGTACGTATTATCAAGTTGACCGGCGGCTTCAACCTTCTTAATCATAGTCTCGACCATCTCATCAACAGACTGCAGCGCCCTCAGTCTTGCTCTCTGGTATTCATCATTGTAGGCAATGACAGTGTCGTTCAGACGCGGCAATTCCTTGA
This Fusarium keratoplasticum isolate Fu6.1 chromosome 6, whole genome shotgun sequence DNA region includes the following protein-coding sequences:
- a CDS encoding Arylsulfatase, with protein sequence MKTSIALLACLSSLWREAVASRQPNILFILTDDQDWHMESLKHMPLLQKYLINEGTLYSNHYCTVALCCPSRVNLWTGRAAHNTNVTDVWAPYGGYPKIVREGINDNYLPHWLQAAGYNTYYSGKLWNHHTVENYNQPYAGGFNGSDFLLDPHTYQYLNATMTRNGAPPVNYAGLYSPDLTAQKAYGFLDEALSNEEPWFLVHAPIAPHGTVDLTPSFFSDAPKYAKRHAHLFKDYIIPRDESFNPEVQGGVSWVKELPRLNDTVIAYNDEYQRARLRALQSVDEMVETMIKKVEAAGQLDNTYIIYTTDNGYHISQHRMHPGKECGFETDVHIPLIIRGPGVPAGHISQAVTAHTDLASTIMGLAGRALPDTDGTPIPLSIDAEAESKQEHVTIEYWGLAIPEGIFGWYGENNMSDPGYGAPGHAADKNTYKAIRVIGEAYNIYYSVWCTNEKEFYDLKTDPGEVRNLLSEEHSSASYSLGGRSLDQILPRLDALMMVLKSCKGRTCVEPWRELHPSGDVNSLLESLEPEFDAFYQGQPKVSFSDCKVAYFPEFEGPMEVNKFKKDSEDAWWWPKELKRDVSNSDHKYRGRWSHWT